TTTCCATTTTGACTCTCTTTTTGTCTTTACTGTGCATTATTTATCTAATTGCTGTATTTGTGTTAATTTTGCCAGTTTGAAAACCTTGTCGAAAGTGATGAGGTAAGTGTGATTGTCCATTTTGGTTGAGCTCacaattttacaacttttgAAGAGCCTTCAAATACAGAAACCCAACTGCATATTAAAGCTCTCATTTTTGAAAACAAGAAGTGCACACCAAAAGGTCAACAGTACAATCATGAATTCATGATGATATTCTGTTTATTCTTTTTTGGCAGGAGGAAACCCCTCAGCCGTGCCTAAGGTAGAATATTTGCACAAATTacatatttcaaatgcaaaTCTACATTTGAAGCATTTACTCTTttattgttggttttttttttctccaggccCATCAGTGAGGATGAGCTGAAGAACCTTCGGGAGCATCGGTATGCTGACATCTCTAAGAAGCAGGTCCTGATCGACCAGAAGCTACAAGCTGAGGTAATAGTCTTTCTCATGTTCTCTTAATTTCTTGTCGGCCCCCAATTTATATTATTGTTTCACATTTGAGACCTATTTTTGCTTATCTTATCATTTGCTacgtttatttaatttttttctgtttggtaATTAATTTtctattgtttgtgttttgcttcattttgttgtatCACTCAGTTAGAGGCACAAGAGGAAAGGTTGAGGCTAGAAGAGGAGGCTAGAAATGCTGCCCAGCGGGAGGCCGCCAGGTTGGCACGTGAACGAAAAGTGAAGGAGGTGAGGCGACATTGAGCGCTCCTCCCTTCTACCAGTTGACTGTACCGCTTGCTCTACTGACCGGCATGCAACCCCCCTAGTATATGATCCCTGAGTACAGGGTGTTCCATAAGTCTCCATAAACGTTTCTTGACAGAGGCCATTTGACTGCTTGTTCAATCGCCCATCAGGATGATTTCAGTTTGTTGCTCTTTATTCAAATGCATTCTCTAGGTTATCTGaaatataaagaaataaaaatgtttgaaccaCATACACTATGTACggaatgtattatttttcctATGTATGGAGACTTATGGGACAGCCTGTAGACGGCGTCAAAATTATGAGACACACAAAATGGGACAGAGTAACTTTTTGccaaatatttcatttatttttattatgtatcaacaaaaaaaagagagataatTGCGACTGAAATGCAATTAATGCCTCATTCCGCTACCCTTTTGTCTACATCTCATTTGCTTTGTCCTGCACTGGTGCTTAAAGTGTAAGAATGACAATGTATCACAATTTATccggggtggccaaccagtcggcgacaaagagccaattttttttactgtgttactgcaaagagccacacacacacacatgcacgccacgACGAGCATCAGCCGGAGAGCctgaacataaataaaacctTAAGACACAAACGCACAAATCTCTCTTCTCCCCACTCcaccccatttcctcctcccgcgAGTGGTCAACTTGGTCAACTCTGCTGGCTCTTGGTTGATTGCgattgacgtattgggcacccttgCCCTAAATatagaggtaattcgctgactagtttAGCACTTAGTGCCGTTGACTGCACATGAGTGGtaattcagtcatctgattggttgccctctgtcATATTGATGATATGCGGACGTAGTATGTTCTGTGTATTAAGCacctttgtttgaatggcaacgCCATTCGTTTTCGacaattgtcgtgtgaaagcccgggagccgcatggaACTAGCCAAAGAGCTGCATGTGGCTCGTGAGctacgggttggccacccctgctataTATGATATTTATATATACCTGACAATATTAAGCACTCATGTGGGCTCTTATTCTGCAGCTCTTGGTTCAGAGGACGAGGGGGAAAGCAGATGGGTGCGGCAGCGATTCTCAGCCGAGAAAGTGAGTCACGTCCCCTCATCGGACAACTTGATGATTTTGCAGCTgagtcagcagggggttttttttcttttcttttttgttgtaaatTCTCATTCTCGCAAGAGAGACATCCTCATTCATCTTTATCATTTGGCAATTATTGTTAAGCAAGATTCAGAAATCATTGTCCAGAGCAGAATGATGACAAAGTGGTTCAAATGTCTTTCCCAGGTTTAATTCGCAAGATTGAACATTGATTGACATTCGCATATCTTTGGTGTCAGGCAGTGTCGGCTCAGGTCCCATtgaattgtctgtgtgtgccctgcaagtcACTGGCAACCACTACAAACTTTTGTCCAAGTCTGCTGGGCTACACTCCAGATTTCTACAACTCTGAACAAGCTTAGAAGCATAACAAACTGATGGCTGGATGGACATTGAGGTAACTGACGAAATGGAGGTGCACTCCCAGCTATGACCTGAGCTGAGGCCAAAATCCACACAGATCTCTCCTGTGGTACAACATTAATCTGCTCAATGCAACGACTGCATGAATacgggagttcagaacatttccACAGTGATTCTCCAGTTACTTTAAATATCTTAAAGAAATAACAATTCATCGTTCTTTTTTGAGTTTTCATGATTGTCAAACTTTTGGTTGAATGCCCGATTGCAGTGGGTAAAATACTGGTTAGAAATGTCACCCTATCATGTCCGTACCCcagttttgtgtatttttcattCCAAAGCTGTGAGGGAATGTTTTTGATTGTCATCCTGACCTGTTTCAGACAAGCTGGGGATGGTTTCGACCCCTCTCTCCAGAATGTCAAAGCCCAATCTGAGGTTTTCAGAAGCAATAGTGAGTGAACTCAACCACCCTGTCTTTGCTAATCTAATGGAAGTACATCACATCCGCACTAATGAGGAACGATGATTGAATTAATGATACatgaccccccccaccaccaccaccacaaaaaaaaaaattgattctgCAATGTTTATAATCTCCGTGTTGCTAGGACTTCCCTCCGACACGAATGTGGTGACGCCTAACACGGAGCGCAGCTGGGATTTCACCACCAAGACACGCTCCACCAATGATGATGCCACTTCATTGGATCTGGAgtgggaggatgaggagggtgAGAGTACAATTCTGTTGTTTAGTTTGGGGAGCTGTTTCCGGATGAGTGCTGTTTTTGGCAACCTTTttagatttattcattcattcattcatcttccgagccgcttgatcctcactagggtcgcggggggtgctggagcctatcccagtaggcgggggacaccctgaatcggttgccagccaatcgcagggcacacagaaacgaacaaccattcgcactcacactcacaccgagggacaacttggagtgttcaatcagcctgccacgcatgtttttggaatgtgggaggaaaccggagcacccggagaaaacccatgcaggcccgtggagaacatgcaaactccacacagggaggctggagctggaatcgaatccggtacctcggcactgtgaagccgacgtgctaaccactggactacccagCCGCCCCATTTTAGATTTAGTCTTAGTTTTTTGGGCAAAActgtttattagttttagtcatTCCTATTTGTGATAGTTTTcccaactcaactgtatttatagagcactttcaaacagccatcgctgcatacaaagtgctgtacatggagcaattaacatacaacaaacagtaaagcaaatcggtaacaaagatggtagaaagcaccgaacagcaaaaccaagaacaaatctaattgctaaagaatacaagtgagtttttaggcgggttttaaagatgggcagtgaggaggctagTTTTAGTCGAGGAAACCTCAAAAAAGGGTTTCAGTTGACAAGTACTCAAAAGGGTTTCTGTCAGTTTTAGTTAAAAATAGACAtcagtgatcattttacagtttatcGGCAGCGAGTcacagggactcgctgatcagaaaagtatgagtgccattatcgattgagagagtcccaaatttcgaattctgaaagggtctacttattcaatcgcatatgataataacataaacaacaacatatacatacaatgataaacaaatgctgcaaaattttaaataattcaggagcaggcctgaggatttcggaaattcatggtaaccgtttttcggttccgtcggattacccaatgggaaaccacggtaactaatgttggtttccgtaaacgttcatcatgggaacacatttttctattttgaccgttattcataatcaagaattctgaaactcgaaagtataatgtttcacgggtaaatgtttgaaaacgatgcattaacaatgaacatgacatcagcaactgtgtactccaggtttattccaaaaaataacaaGTATTAAGTACAAATAGgtgttgatgtggcttgacaccctcttcccaagacaatgcatgtgtaatatactatcaatt
This window of the Hippocampus zosterae strain Florida chromosome 1, ASM2543408v3, whole genome shotgun sequence genome carries:
- the ap1ar gene encoding AP-1 complex-associated regulatory protein isoform X2: MGNCWAFCVGIFRREANRIQRGGGSKYFRSSSTGEHYTIEFENLVESDEEETPQPCLRPISEDELKNLREHRYADISKKQVLIDQKLQAELLVQRTRGKADGCGSDSQPRKQAGDGFDPSLQNVKAQSEVFRSNRLPSDTNVVTPNTERSWDFTTKTRSTNDDATSLDLEWEDEEGMNRALPTWERSRTEEDILRAALGPGSTQAHSGPTSTSEDSNMLEWENDFVSSHLEDNADPEFEGFVNPVLDTPSEDTSDYGQDR
- the ap1ar gene encoding AP-1 complex-associated regulatory protein isoform X1; protein product: MGNCWAFCVGIFRREANRIQRGGGSKYFRSSSTGEHYTIEFENLVESDEEETPQPCLRPISEDELKNLREHRYADISKKQVLIDQKLQAELEAQEERLRLEEEARNAAQREAARLARERKVKELLVQRTRGKADGCGSDSQPRKQAGDGFDPSLQNVKAQSEVFRSNRLPSDTNVVTPNTERSWDFTTKTRSTNDDATSLDLEWEDEEGMNRALPTWERSRTEEDILRAALGPGSTQAHSGPTSTSEDSNMLEWENDFVSSHLEDNADPEFEGFVNPVLDTPSEDTSDYGQDR